In Symmachiella dynata, the following are encoded in one genomic region:
- a CDS encoding cytochrome b N-terminal domain-containing protein: MKIGEYIRESQIWKSVFRHPAPYDRRNRVVVMLTNFFLHLHPVSIKKQGIALSYTWCMGGITFFLFLVETVTGVLLMFYYRPTLEHAFNDILALRDVATLGIMREIHRWGAHGMVITVWLHMYRVFLTGSYKPPREFNWVVGVLLLVLTLLLSFTGYLLPWDQLAIWAITVGSNMARATPFLGSEGPGAQILNIGGFDLITSGSDARFVLLGGRFVGEATLNRFYILHCVFIPLVVATLIAIHFWRVRKDGGISQPL, translated from the coding sequence ATGAAAATCGGCGAATATATTCGCGAGTCGCAAATTTGGAAGAGCGTTTTTCGGCATCCGGCGCCGTACGACCGTCGCAACCGCGTGGTGGTGATGCTGACCAACTTCTTCCTGCATCTCCATCCGGTTTCGATCAAAAAACAGGGAATCGCCCTGTCTTACACTTGGTGCATGGGGGGGATTACCTTCTTCCTGTTCCTGGTGGAAACGGTCACCGGCGTGTTGCTGATGTTCTACTATAGACCCACGCTTGAACACGCATTCAATGACATTCTCGCGCTGCGGGACGTGGCGACGCTGGGCATCATGCGGGAAATTCACCGCTGGGGCGCCCACGGAATGGTGATTACGGTGTGGCTACATATGTACCGTGTCTTTCTGACCGGGAGTTATAAACCTCCACGCGAATTCAACTGGGTGGTCGGCGTATTGCTGCTGGTGCTGACCCTATTGCTATCGTTTACCGGCTATCTGTTGCCTTGGGATCAATTGGCCATTTGGGCCATTACGGTCGGTTCCAACATGGCCCGCGCGACTCCGTTTTTGGGGAGCGAAGGTCCGGGTGCTCAGATTTTGAATATCGGCGGTTTCGACCTGATTACTTCCGGTAGTGACGCACGGTTTGTGTTGCTGGGCGGTCGTTTTGTCGGCGAAGCCACTTTGAATCGTTTCTACATTTTGCACTGCGTCTTCATTCCGTTGGTTGTGGCGACATTGATTGCCATCCACTTCTGGCGTGTTCGCAAAGACGGCGGCATCAGCCAACCGCTGTAA
- a CDS encoding ubiquinol-cytochrome c reductase iron-sulfur subunit: protein MTTADILAFCRAEASAGSSSDAPAEEVVEAPAPEETTAETPAEEAPVAESTPAAPAKKPTSTKDILAAARAAAGGEKSAAPPAAEKPKAKAASGAKPTSTKDILAAARAQKAGGAAAAAGSAAPAKKKEAPAKAATTASGDKPSVKEMLAAFRSEKQAAGEKAAPAATTADGKKLPPKMPVPPRKPKAKPVPAPVDENRRSFLAALLVVPSAFAAAWVMLAGSASAWLLALVRFGLPNVLVEPPSKFKIGSPGDYDFGTVSTKWKAERGIWVVHTDRYKGQNVIVALSTVCTHLGCTPNWLEGEQKFKCPCHGSGFYIDGVNFEGPAPRPLERHGIVVAADGMLEVDKGLKFQEEMGQWEDPKSFVSA, encoded by the coding sequence ATGACCACCGCGGATATCTTGGCGTTTTGTCGCGCCGAGGCGTCCGCTGGATCTTCATCGGACGCTCCGGCTGAGGAGGTTGTCGAGGCCCCTGCTCCGGAAGAAACAACCGCCGAAACGCCCGCAGAGGAAGCACCCGTGGCAGAGTCCACGCCGGCAGCTCCAGCGAAGAAGCCGACGTCGACGAAAGACATTCTAGCCGCGGCTCGCGCAGCAGCGGGTGGCGAGAAATCAGCGGCTCCTCCTGCGGCAGAAAAGCCCAAGGCAAAGGCCGCATCCGGCGCCAAACCGACATCGACCAAAGATATTCTAGCGGCCGCCCGTGCCCAAAAGGCGGGAGGCGCCGCAGCAGCGGCAGGTTCCGCAGCTCCGGCGAAGAAAAAAGAAGCTCCCGCAAAAGCAGCAACAACCGCCAGCGGCGACAAACCGTCGGTCAAGGAGATGCTGGCCGCGTTTCGCAGTGAGAAACAAGCAGCGGGTGAGAAGGCGGCTCCGGCTGCCACGACTGCGGACGGCAAGAAGTTGCCGCCCAAAATGCCGGTCCCACCTCGTAAGCCCAAAGCCAAGCCGGTGCCGGCGCCTGTGGATGAGAATCGCCGCAGCTTTTTGGCCGCACTGCTGGTAGTGCCATCGGCTTTCGCGGCAGCGTGGGTCATGCTGGCTGGTTCGGCGAGCGCGTGGCTGTTAGCACTGGTCCGCTTTGGTTTGCCCAATGTCTTGGTCGAACCCCCGAGCAAATTCAAGATCGGTTCGCCGGGAGATTACGACTTCGGCACGGTCTCGACCAAATGGAAAGCGGAACGTGGCATCTGGGTGGTGCACACGGATCGCTACAAAGGTCAAAACGTGATCGTCGCCTTGTCGACGGTTTGCACGCACTTAGGCTGCACGCCGAACTGGTTGGAAGGGGAACAAAAATTTAAGTGCCCTTGCCATGGTTCGGGATTTTACATCGATGGGGTCAACTTCGAAGGTCCCGCACCGCGACCGTTGGAGCGACATGGTATCGTCGTCGCCGCTGACGGCATGCTGGAAGTCGACAAAGGCCTGAAGTTCCAAGAAGAGATGGGGCAATGGGAAGATCCCAAGTCCTTCGTCAGTGCCTAA
- a CDS encoding glutamate cyclase domain-containing protein, giving the protein MPSTPPSPLIAQLDELIRRDPAQRGLIGTEREFGALCPGHLAAAAAELAENARSVGIVTGFFIPGGQPPAAETDGPLGTLFLAAVLEKLGVESHVITDNHCHPALQAAAEAMEFPNDRVHQTVVNINETGETFFQSAPGKQLTHLIALERVGPCHTTTSLTGQRRSGTVPLEEFHQLVLPTAHDRCHNMRGEAMDAYSGNLHRLFEFATQSRPSIKTIGIGDGANEIGMGSIPWENLHRRLEGDHAGRVPCRIATDWTIVTGTSNWGGYALAAAIAHLKDAPQHLAPYDAAQQFGVLEHFVQHGPAVDGVTRRQEPTVDGLPFLTYIQPLEGIRQLLGID; this is encoded by the coding sequence ATGCCCTCCACTCCACCATCGCCATTGATCGCACAGCTCGACGAACTTATTCGTCGCGATCCCGCACAACGCGGGTTAATCGGAACCGAACGAGAATTTGGAGCGTTGTGTCCTGGGCACCTCGCCGCCGCTGCCGCCGAACTCGCCGAGAATGCCCGTTCGGTGGGAATCGTCACCGGCTTTTTCATCCCCGGCGGCCAACCTCCAGCCGCTGAGACCGACGGACCGCTCGGCACCCTGTTTCTAGCAGCGGTTCTGGAAAAACTGGGAGTCGAGTCCCACGTCATCACCGACAATCACTGTCATCCGGCCCTCCAAGCCGCCGCAGAGGCCATGGAATTTCCCAATGATCGCGTGCATCAAACGGTGGTCAACATAAACGAAACCGGCGAGACGTTTTTCCAATCCGCCCCCGGTAAACAATTGACGCACCTGATCGCCCTCGAACGGGTCGGTCCCTGCCACACCACCACTTCGCTCACCGGTCAACGCCGCAGCGGGACAGTTCCGCTTGAGGAATTCCATCAACTCGTCCTGCCGACCGCCCATGACCGCTGCCACAACATGCGGGGCGAAGCGATGGATGCCTATTCCGGCAATCTGCACCGCCTCTTCGAATTCGCCACCCAATCGCGTCCCAGCATCAAAACCATCGGCATCGGCGACGGCGCCAACGAAATCGGCATGGGCAGCATCCCCTGGGAAAACCTGCACCGGCGACTGGAAGGCGATCACGCCGGCCGTGTCCCCTGTCGCATCGCCACCGACTGGACCATCGTCACCGGCACCAGCAACTGGGGCGGCTACGCCCTCGCCGCCGCCATCGCCCATCTAAAAGACGCCCCGCAACACCTCGCCCCCTACGACGCCGCCCAGCAATTCGGAGTGCTCGAACATTTCGTCCAACACGGCCCCGCAGTCGACGGCGTCACCCGCCGCCAAGAACCAACCGTCGACGGTCTGCCGTTTTTGACCTACATCCAACCGCTGGAAGGGATCCGGCAGCTGTTGGGGATCGACTAG
- a CDS encoding DUF4392 domain-containing protein, producing the protein MCNHGPAVDGVTRRQEPTVDGLPFLTYIQPLEGIRQLLGID; encoded by the coding sequence ATGTGCAACCACGGCCCCGCCGTCGACGGCGTCACCCGCCGCCAAGAACCAACCGTCGATGGTCTGCCGTTTTTAACCTACATCCAACCGCTGGAAGGGATCCGGCAGTTATTGGGAATTGATTAG